A single window of Cytobacillus dafuensis DNA harbors:
- a CDS encoding transglycosylase domain-containing protein, with protein MGQLRTFAGYFIIAALLPVFLILILKTGSEINEVQSFHSVLEEKIQLKEISLPQTSYIKARDGSIVSEIHRPQNRVNLESEQIPSFLKELFIISEDQHFYEHSGFDLSSIGRALAINMKSNGIEQGASTITQQLARNLYLNNEKTYNRKLSELLYAYEIERYYSKEEILELYINTIYFQNGAYGIEAAARTYFQKQTSELSKAELAFLAAIPNNPTLYDPFKNFKHTKERQERLIDQLTQKQYLGPEEAENIKKEPIHLKNNKRIDLFPDYATYVEAELKDLISQQDGFEKKRLAAKSKQEKEKVEAELDKRFEEVMASGIIIETALEPSIQTVAKSATVQRLPYKEVEGSVAVIDHSSHQLIALVGGKQYKKYDFNRAYQAYRQPGSAIKPLLVYAPYLERTHASLGKKISANSFCKNGYCPQNYGGASYGMVSIEQAFIHSYNTPAVRILDSIGIENGFHDLSNFQFSKVSSSDYSLAAAIGGFSSGMTPLELTSAYTVFANDGLYQPSRAIQKVTNQNGELLYSWNDTPVQIWSKETTDKINHLMRKTVQAGTAQKAQLPSGYAGGKTGTTNDYKDYWFIGLTDQYTAGVWVGKDKPENMASIESSAPQQLIWKDIMLKLLK; from the coding sequence GTGGGGCAATTGCGTACATTCGCTGGATATTTCATCATCGCTGCTTTGCTTCCCGTCTTTTTGATCCTTATTTTGAAAACGGGGTCAGAAATAAATGAAGTACAAAGCTTTCATTCTGTATTAGAAGAAAAGATCCAATTAAAAGAAATTTCTTTGCCACAAACGAGCTATATCAAGGCAAGGGATGGCTCCATTGTTTCAGAAATCCACCGTCCTCAAAACAGAGTGAATCTTGAATCGGAGCAAATCCCATCCTTTCTAAAAGAATTATTCATTATTTCAGAGGATCAGCATTTTTATGAACATTCCGGTTTTGACTTGTCATCAATCGGCCGGGCGCTTGCTATTAATATGAAATCTAATGGTATTGAGCAGGGTGCCAGCACCATAACCCAGCAGCTTGCAAGAAACCTATACTTAAACAATGAAAAAACCTATAATCGCAAGCTAAGTGAGCTTCTATATGCCTATGAAATTGAACGCTATTATTCAAAAGAGGAAATTCTTGAGCTATATATTAATACAATCTATTTTCAAAATGGTGCTTACGGAATTGAGGCTGCTGCAAGAACTTATTTTCAAAAGCAGACGAGTGAGCTTTCAAAAGCAGAGCTGGCATTCTTGGCTGCAATTCCAAATAACCCCACTCTTTATGATCCGTTCAAAAACTTCAAGCATACAAAGGAACGGCAGGAAAGGCTTATTGATCAATTAACACAGAAACAATACCTAGGACCAGAAGAAGCAGAAAACATAAAAAAAGAGCCCATTCATTTAAAAAATAATAAACGGATTGATTTATTTCCTGATTATGCAACTTATGTTGAAGCTGAGCTAAAAGATCTAATTAGTCAACAGGATGGCTTTGAAAAAAAACGACTTGCAGCTAAATCAAAGCAAGAAAAAGAAAAGGTTGAAGCTGAACTTGATAAAAGATTTGAAGAGGTAATGGCATCAGGGATCATAATCGAAACCGCTCTTGAACCAAGCATACAAACAGTAGCAAAATCAGCAACTGTTCAAAGATTACCCTATAAAGAAGTTGAGGGATCTGTAGCCGTTATTGATCATTCTAGTCATCAGCTTATTGCTCTTGTTGGAGGAAAACAGTATAAAAAATATGATTTCAATAGAGCCTATCAAGCCTATAGGCAGCCAGGTTCAGCCATCAAGCCGCTGCTTGTGTATGCTCCTTATCTTGAACGCACTCATGCTTCATTAGGAAAAAAAATTAGTGCGAATTCCTTTTGCAAGAACGGCTATTGCCCACAAAACTATGGTGGAGCAAGTTATGGAATGGTATCGATCGAACAAGCATTTATTCACTCCTATAACACACCAGCAGTACGAATCTTAGATTCAATTGGGATTGAGAATGGGTTCCATGATCTATCAAACTTTCAATTTAGCAAGGTTTCTTCAAGTGATTATTCACTTGCTGCTGCAATTGGAGGATTTTCAAGTGGTATGACACCACTTGAGTTAACATCAGCCTATACGGTGTTTGCAAATGATGGTCTGTATCAGCCCTCAAGAGCAATCCAAAAAGTGACGAATCAAAATGGAGAGCTTCTCTACAGCTGGAATGATACGCCTGTTCAAATATGGAGCAAAGAAACGACCGATAAAATTAATCATTTAATGAGAAAAACTGTTCAAGCTGGTACTGCCCAGAAAGCTCAATTACCTTCTGGATATGCAGGCGGAAAAACAGGAACGACTAATGATTATAAGGACTACTGGTTTATCGGACTCACCGATCAATATACGGCAGGAGTTTGGGTAGGAAAGGATAAACCAGAAAATATGGCCTCCATTGAGTCATCCGCCCCGCAACAGCTAATTTGGAAGGATATTATGTTAAAACTATTAAAATAG
- a CDS encoding DUF5366 family protein, which produces MKNTYFTSYFPLLSIILFSLSLSVKVENLLLDFLKENGIYVGMLEFFSEGGIKLSLLVLLLLIFFMVFAALKLIANTINELSLLFFSKDSEGEILKQIRSGASIYFIGSALSLISMNSFIGIGIIFAATTVVYFMYFVHKVSNSLSISGLIGIIFFQVLIWSTLITGVIFLVIKVYNSIMASLPI; this is translated from the coding sequence ATGAAAAACACATATTTTACGAGTTATTTTCCTCTCCTTTCCATTATTTTGTTTAGCTTATCACTCTCTGTTAAGGTTGAAAATCTTTTGCTTGATTTTTTGAAGGAAAATGGGATATATGTCGGTATGCTCGAGTTTTTTTCCGAGGGCGGCATTAAGCTATCATTGCTAGTTCTTCTATTGCTCATATTTTTTATGGTGTTTGCTGCATTAAAGCTGATTGCAAATACGATTAACGAGTTATCCCTTCTTTTCTTTTCAAAGGACTCTGAGGGGGAAATCTTAAAGCAAATTCGAAGTGGGGCTTCTATATATTTTATTGGAAGTGCGCTGTCTTTAATAAGTATGAATAGCTTTATAGGAATTGGAATCATTTTTGCGGCAACGACAGTTGTTTATTTTATGTATTTTGTTCACAAGGTGAGTAATTCCCTTTCCATAAGCGGTCTTATAGGAATTATCTTTTTCCAAGTGCTGATTTGGTCAACTTTAATCACAGGTGTTATTTTTCTTGTTATTAAAGTGTATAACAGTATTATGGCGAGCTTGCCTATATAA